A region of the Lepidochelys kempii isolate rLepKem1 chromosome 24, rLepKem1.hap2, whole genome shotgun sequence genome:
CGTTCCTCCAGGCACCTTCCACAGCAAGGAGGGAGGCAGAGGCTGCTGGAGCCCCTTGTGGGCAGGACACTCTGGTCAGGCTGGCGCTGCGAGGCCCCCGCTCTGGACCCCCGGCTACCGTCGCCAACGAAAGCCACTTGGGGAAGGAGCCAAGTCAAAATCCAAACCAACGGGCCAGAACGCAGAGCCCAGTCCAGCCCAGCCCGCCCCACGGCTCGCTCCACATGGGGCACACAGgtctggggagctttccagggaacccaggggtgggggcagctccccGGGGACCCTGCAGGGCTTGTCTTTACGAGGGACATCGGGCAGCTCCAGGTGGGACCCCAAGGGCTCCCGAAACCCGGCTCCACGCACCGAGTCCGGCCTCCAGACACGGGGCTCGGGGAAGGTGCCTGATACGCAGCGGGGCTGAGCTGTGCTGGAGCCCAGGGATCGCTGGGCGGGGCCCACATCAGACCCCACATCGGGGTGTTGGAGCCCCAGCAGCGCAGCCCCTCTCCGAgttcgggggtgggagggggactcGATGTGTCAGTCTGCGGCCCCAGGCGCTCCAGTTGCTCCCATCCAACCAGCACGGGGATCATCAGCACAGCCCCGGGACCTGTCCCCACAGGCCACCCCCGGCTCCTGCAGGACCCCCAGGCAACAGTGACGTGCCCCCTCCTTGTCTgacccctgcctaggagccacttCATCCCCTCGGGGTCACCGGCTGCCCCCCTTGTCCCTGTGACAGGCCAGGCCTTGGCTGAGCCCTGGGAGCTTTCGGCCTCGCTGGgaccttgtggcagtgagttccccaggCTCATCACGTGCTGTGTAAAATAACTGCCCCTGACTCGTGGGCGCCTGATGGCCCTGGGGGTTTCTGCTCCTCACTTGAACCCcgcattttgttctgttttctctgaACTGAACAGACCGATTCTCTCCTAGGAAACACGACCACCGACACAGCCACAGCCAGCATGACAACCGCCAGCGACACGACCACCCCCATGCCCCAAGGGgacacaaccacccctgggcCTCCCAgtgacacaaccacccctgggcCTCCCAGTGACACAatcacccccacactccccggTGACACGACTACCCCCGGGCCTCCCAGCGAGACGACTACCCCCAGTCGTCCTGGTGACACGACTACCCCCGGTGACACAACCACCCCCGGGCCTTCTGgcgacacaagcactcctgggtCTCCTGGCAACAcaaccacccctgagcctcccggcgacacaaccacccctgggTCTCCTGGCGACACAACGACCCTAGCACCCCCTGGTGACACAACCACACCCACACTCCCCGGTGACACGACTACCCCTGGGCCTCCCAGCGAGACGACTACCCCCAGTCCTCCTGGCGACACGACTACCCCTggtgacacaaccacccctgggcCTCCTGGCGACACAACGACCCCGGCACCCCCTGGCGACAcaaccacccctgagcctcccggtgacacaaccacccctgggTCTCCTGGCGACACAATGACCCCAGCACCCCCTGGTGACACAACCACACCCACACTCCCCGGTGACACGACTACCCCTGGGCCTCCCAGCGAGACGACTACCCCCAGTCCTCCTGGCGACACGACTACCCTTggtgacacaaccacccctgggcCTCCTGGCGACACAACGACCCCGGCACCCCCTGGCGACAcaaccacccctgagcctcccggtGACACAACCACCCTGGCACCCCCTGGCGACACAACCACCCCTGAGACTCCCGGCGACACAACTACCCTTGGGCCTCCTGGTGACACGACTACCCCCggtgacacaaccacccctgggcCTCCTGGCGACACAACCACCCCCATGCCCCAAGGGgacacaaccacccctgggcCTCCCAGTGACACAatcacccccacactccccggTGACACGACTACCCCGGCACCCCCTGGTGACACAACCACCCCGGCCCCCCTCGGTGACACAaccacccccacactccccggTGACACAGCCACCCCCGGGCCTCCTGGCGACACGACCGTCCCTGGTGATGTGACCGCCACCAAAATTGCAAACACCACTCCCCCCGGCAGCACCAACACAACCTCAACCCGGAGCCCCTCCACGACAGTCGTGATCCGAATCTCTCTGTTGTTCCGCATTGTGAACAGGATCTTCGACAACTCTCTTCTCGACCCCAACTCCATTAACTACCTGAAGTTGCAAGTCACTATCCAGATCATGGTGAGCACAgcagccccttcctcccctcccggCACCCTGCCCCGGCCTGCCAGCTGCGGGTGGCTGCCAGGCCCAGGCTGGGGGCTTCGCGGGGAGCTCCATCGAGCTGCCGTGCAATGAGCCTTCGGGCCTCTGGTGGCTGCTGCCGTTCGGgctccacacacagagaccccatggagcagggaggggagacacccccaccccaccccccggcccagccctgggcaccaggCCCCTCAGCCCCAGAGTCTCCTGTCCTGGAGCAGTGAAGGGACAGACCCTCAATCCTGTCTGGGGAGCCCCCTCCCCGGGACCCTGCCCTCAGCtctgggcccctctgcccctctccagccagcTGTGGGGAGACACCCCGTGCCCCTGCACCCCAGCGAAGAGCACAAAGAAGAACAAGGAAGGTTGGCAGGGGCCGGGGCAGATCCGCCAAGCTGGGTGCTCCCAGCCTCCCCGAGCTGGCTGGGTGCTGGCGGTGACCCTGTTCCCCTCTGTCTGTGACAGTACGGCAAGATCTATGGCTGCCCAACGTGCCCGAATGGGCAGAACTACCTGGGATTGACTGATCTGCGTTTCAGGTACAGTGTGTGCCATGGGGCTGCCCcagctgtgggcaggggagggctggggtgggggagaaaggtgaGGAGAGAGAGGCTAAATCTGTGAGCATGTGACCCTGGGGGGTCACATCTGAGCAGCCCAGAGCTTTGGCTGCCTGAGGCTGTGCTGGGCAGGTGtgctgccctggggagggggcggaggtgctggggcaggggcagatggGGACATAAGGAGGGACGGTTCAAGGGGGTTGTGGGTGGGGCAGCTGGTGCAGGGCCCAGTGGGTAGTATGGGGAAATTGGTGCAGGGCTAggtggcaggtggggggcagacgAATGGTGTGGGAAGGCCAGTgcaggggcaggtgggaagggggggttggggcaggggcaggtgggaaggggggggttggggcagaggcaggtgggaaggggggggttggggcagaggcaggtgggaaggggggggttggggcagaggcaggtgggaaggggggaggttggggcaggggcaggtgggaaggggggggttggggcagaggcaggtgggaaggggggggttggggcaggggcaggtgggaaggggggaggttggggcaggggcaggtgggaaggggggggttggggcagaggcaggtgggaaggggggggttggtgcaggggcaggtgggaaggggggaggttggggcaggggcaggtgggaatggggaggTTGGTGCAGGGGCAGGTGGGAATGGAGGAGCCGGAgcaggggcaggtgggaaggggggggttggggcagaggcaggtgggaaggggggggttggggcagaggcaggtgggAATAGGGGAGGTTGGTgcaggggcaggtgggaaggggggggttggggcaggggcaggtgggaaggggggggttggggcagaggcaggtgggaaggggggggttggggcagaggcaggtgggAATAGGGGAGGTTGGTGCAGGGGGACGGGAAGGGCCGGGGCCAGACCCAGTTAACGCCCCCTCTCCGGCACGCTCGGCAGCCAGGGCTCGGTGGTGACAGAGTCCGTCCTGCTGTACCGAGTGAGCGACGACACCAGCATCAGCGCCGCTGACATTGAGCAGCAGCTGAGACAAAGGCTGGGCAGGAATAACAGCTTTGATGGGCTCCAGCTGGACAGTATCCGCGGTGAGCAGGCTCCAGCCGGGCCCCACAGTGTGGCGACAGCCACGTGTCTGGGGGTCCCTGTCCTGGGGGGCTCAGCCCATGGCTGAGGAGGGCTGGTGTCCTTGGCCCTTGTGCAGAGCTCTGTGGAGACTGGGCTGCCCTCGGGggctcctccagctcccagcagagccccctggctgggctgctTTGGGGCGTGTCTGTGGAGggtgcctgccctgccctgccagcccggcccagcCTGTATCTGTCCCAGGGAGGGAGCGAGGGTTTCTGGGCCCCCTGGCAGGGCGCCCATTCAGAGCCGTCCTCGCTGACCCTGCGGCTGGGCCCCCGGCCATCAACTCAGCCTCTTCCCAGCACCCCTGGGCCAGCCCCTTTCCCACAGCCCCTTTCCCTGGCTCTTCTGCCTGGCCAGCTGCGTCCCCTGGCGTGGGCCCCTCTACGGGATCCCTCCCCTCCGGGTCCTCCCCAGCCCTGACTGCTCCTACTTGTGTTTCAGCCAGTTTTATCGGTACAAGTTCGCCCACCTCGGCGCCAGCACCCCTGGTGCCCGGCTGGGGCATCGCCCTGCTGGTCCTGGTCTGCATTGGGCTGGTGCTGAGCATTCTCCTCTTCATCCTGCTGGTGAGTGCCCCCCGCTGCCCATCCCTCCGGCCTCAGGCCCCTCCAGCCGCTCTCCTTCTCCCTGcctgacccctgcatcccctccACGCCCCCGCTCACCAGCCTCCTCTCGCCCCTCTAGATCATCTCCATGTGCTGCAGGAGGAGCCAAGGGAGCCTGGATCTGTTCAGCTCAATGACCTCGTACCAGACCATGAGCAAGTAGCATGAAGCGTGCCCCCTATGATGAGGTAAGCACTGGGGCCTGGTCCTGCCCCAATGCCTGTCTCCGCACACTGCCTGGATTCACCCCTGGACGCCAGTGCCCGGCACATGGCAGCCCTGCCTGGCACACGCTGCAGGTGCCAGTGGCTGGTGAAGATGGTGGATGCCCCCCACATTGCTCACAGGGGTGGGGGATTTAGGGGGCAGAGGTTTGGTCAGCTCATCCCAGAAAATCTCACCAGAGAGAACACAAACCCTGGgctggagagggaggggctgcagcccaggtccCGTGGGGCAGCCTCTGACCTTGCCCCTGGCCCCCCTCACTGAGTTAATCACTAACAGGGCAGCTCCTGGCTGATGTGAAACCAGCAGCTAATGGCTCTGCCCGCTCTGCCCCCACGGCTCTGCCCGGGTCCTGCCCTGGGACCAGGGCTCGGATGGTCCGTACCCCCGCCCCATCGCTCTCCATTCCCATGGGGGCTCGGCGCGGCTCCAGCGGGACCCTCAgcagggctgtttggggagagaaagAAGGAGCCACCGGCTCCTCCGCCTCAGCCTGGGAAGAGCGTTAGGTGTGGCTGGGGGCGAGTAACCCCTGACCAGCCCCCGGCCCCGCTGGCTTCTGCAGCCCCTGCAGGTCCTGCGCCAGACAGGGCGTTTGCTGAACGCTCGGCCCTAGTTCGGCAGCAATTCACTCCGGGCCGGTCTCTGGTCAGACGAGATGGTCACCATGGGCCGGCCGGCCTGGGACAGTCCAACCTAGACTCTGTGACTCCTGTTGCTGTCTGTGGGGAATGAgccccctgccttgctccagagGGGCgggggcctggagtggggctgggatcAGAGGGTGCAACAGTGGGTCGGGGGACGGAGTGAGAGGGGGGTCAGAGggtgtgtcacggagtccctgggcgatgctctggaactgctccctatgaagccaggcaggactctggggaagtctactttctgtgagcagcctgtcttcaggacacacagctcacacagctttcaccttcctgggtctgacctcggagcattcagcatcctctgcccctccgtgcgcttccccccagcgagtccgctcaggcggggctcctgggggagccagagggtcctgcaccccaattccgcagtcagacgggactctcagccagccagtaaaacagaaggtttattagacgacaggaacatggtctaaaacagagcttgcaggtgcagagaaggggacccctcagctgggtccattttggggggcagtgagccagacgaccacctctgcacttcactccatgtcccagccagacccaaactgactccctccagcccctcctcctctgggctttgtccctttcccggccaggagggcacctgattcctttgttctccaaccctttagctctcaccttgcaggggggaagggcccaggccatcagttgccaggaaacagggtgtcggccattctctgtgtccagactcctgcacacaccggccctctagggctctgcaatgatcatacacccttaccccaccacctagatacttaagaactgcctaggggaaactgaggcacccccatactattcagaggaaacattaagaagagtcccacttcgtcacatctctccccccttcgagatcgaactgagcggggtcactttagccggtgacctggggaagttcgaagccaccaaccttcccatggatgccccagccttccttggtaggagttacaccaggcccttccagtttcacgccctcccttaggtcgggggtggtcgatagcactcgcaggccgcatgtgggaa
Encoded here:
- the LOC140902877 gene encoding mucin-1-like, coding for MKPRSLSTDALRLGLVLLLLATATPGPPGDTTVPGDVTATKIANTTPPGSTNTTSTRSPSTTVVIRISLLFRIVNRIFDNSLLDPNSINYLKLQVTIQIMYGKIYGCPTCPNGQNYLGLTDLRFSQGSVVTESVLLYRVSDDTSISAADIEQQLRQRLGRNNSFDGLQLDSIRASFIGTSSPTSAPAPLVPGWGIALLVLVCIGLVLSILLFILLIISMCCRRSQGSLDLFSSMTSYQTMSK